A part of Streptomyces sp. NBC_00557 genomic DNA contains:
- a CDS encoding TniQ family protein — MPSAPPRPSIRRVAPLQWETTASYIQRLARRHHLTTAELLNGLGIPRPHLKKERTQPHAPHTGIELYLNAPSRRLIASFTGVPEEHLSYALPQWDQYRDKPNPASARARLQPAPVNAVTGCPGCTLARTGHRHPVRQYLPDSRLICRRHHTWMLGRHTLAGTQLPIEHADLGHTPEILAAHRTHIRFLRRWGTAADHALAQATSLTEAWRRTAPAQERIWPARARRIASNKRTRLWYALARAAITYPETITLAQYIAHHPRTLLALERPQSAPPVHNAIAALLGRPWLQDPALYPHRLNHRINYAPSPHPGAHPRWTYRQPGPTELTHLGYHPPKTAQAVDVSPGTPP; from the coding sequence ATGCCCAGCGCTCCCCCGCGCCCCAGCATCCGGCGCGTGGCCCCGCTGCAATGGGAGACCACCGCCTCCTACATCCAGCGCCTGGCCCGCCGCCACCACCTGACCACCGCAGAACTGCTGAACGGCCTGGGCATCCCCCGCCCCCACCTCAAGAAGGAACGCACCCAGCCACACGCCCCCCACACCGGCATCGAGCTGTACCTGAACGCTCCGAGCCGCCGCCTGATCGCCTCGTTCACCGGGGTCCCGGAGGAACATCTCTCCTACGCCCTCCCCCAGTGGGACCAGTACCGCGACAAGCCCAACCCCGCCTCCGCCCGCGCCCGGCTCCAGCCCGCCCCGGTAAACGCCGTCACCGGCTGCCCTGGCTGCACCCTCGCCCGCACCGGCCACAGACACCCCGTCCGCCAGTACCTGCCCGACAGCCGCCTCATCTGCCGCCGTCACCACACCTGGATGCTCGGCCGCCACACCCTCGCCGGCACCCAACTGCCCATCGAACACGCTGATCTGGGGCACACCCCGGAGATCCTCGCCGCCCACCGCACCCACATCCGCTTCCTTCGCCGCTGGGGCACCGCGGCCGACCACGCCCTCGCACAGGCCACGTCCCTGACCGAAGCCTGGCGGCGCACAGCACCCGCGCAAGAACGCATCTGGCCCGCACGCGCCCGCCGCATCGCCAGCAACAAGCGCACCCGCCTGTGGTACGCCCTCGCCCGAGCAGCCATCACCTACCCCGAAACCATCACCCTCGCCCAATACATCGCCCACCACCCCCGAACGCTTCTGGCCCTCGAACGACCCCAGAGCGCACCACCCGTCCACAACGCCATCGCCGCCCTCCTGGGCCGGCCCTGGCTTCAAGACCCGGCCCTCTACCCCCACCGGCTCAACCACCGGATCAACTACGCCCCCAGCCCCCACCCCGGTGCACACCCGCGATGGACGTACCGCCAGCCAGGCCCAACCGAACTCACCCACCTCGGCTACCACCCACCGAAAACGGCCCAGGCCGTAGATGTCAGCCCCGGCACACCACCATGA